In one window of Pecten maximus unplaced genomic scaffold, xPecMax1.1, whole genome shotgun sequence DNA:
- the LOC117318929 gene encoding uncharacterized protein K02A2.6-like: MAVRHGNIEEFDINSQNWDEYIERLEHYFVANTVDDDAIKRSILLTVCGSKTYGLIRNVVSPEKPSDKTYDELKTAIGTHLKPKPLVIAERFKFHQRKQREGETVSQFLAELRKLSEHCNFEGFLNDAIRDRFVCGLSSTATQRKLLSESDLTLKRAMDIAISMEMADSESRKLKETVFDDGKNAERTHKVFTQCFRCGKNNHNADNCYYKNSKCHKCHENGHLSKMCHVNKSRQNVNKPRSHQSTESTGGTPGNKKRHKMKKKSPKVNFVDSDMDSSGVQDTEQQYSWPLFSINSGGHKEINIDLLIDNKQQKMELDTGASVSLMSEKEYKQKYDGKLNKSSTVLRTYNGQLLPVVGEKSVTVQYGDQHLSLPLLVVKADGPALLGRNWLSQLKLNWQSIKYTIHDNLEKEIFQRYKVFNEELGTVKGVTATLRLKDNCTPKFFKPRPVPFALKDKIGEELERLEKAGILRKVESSDWGTPIVPVLKPDGSVRICGDYKVTINPYLDVPEYPLPTSEELFAKLNGGEQFSKLDLTSAYQQVLLDEESRNLVTINTHQGLYQYTRLPFGVAAAPAIFQRTMDQVLQGIEGVGCILDDILITGKSDVEHCHNLHTTLQRLENFGIRLRKDKCFFLRDEVEYFAFKVNKEGIHPSPRKVEAILKLADPQNKRELQSWLGIVNYYRKFIPNMATVLEPLTHLLANDVEWQWSQTCANACETIKKLLVSSEVMVHYDPKKPLTLAVDASSYGLGAVISHTIGSNDKPIAYVSRTLTSAERNYSQIEKEALAIIFGIQRFHQYLYGRRFTLLTDHKPLTTILGPKKGIPVLAASRLQRWAIQLSAYQFDIKFRSTDKNGNADVLSRFPMKEEESGVDDNYVFYEEAQLVNKMQVNSLPVTAMRIAAATKGDTTLARVIEFTRSGWPNVEMGDELKPYHRIRDELTMEEGCLLRGVRVIIPNQYQSEILDELHSNHPGIVRMKSLARLHAWWPNMDVDIERKVSGCEACQKVLPNAPKSPANPWRWPSAPWNRIHIDFAGPFMSEMFMVVVDAHSKWLDVIRMSSTTTASTINALRFLFASYGLPKELVSDNGPQFTAAEFATFLKENGVRHILSAPYHPSSNGEAERAVRTFKQAMKSLVQSDSSLNQKLASFLLSYRTTPHSLTKTPPSELFLGRKLRTRLDIMRPDLSGKIQQKTTPTESKTRLFEIGDIVITRDYRGNPRKPSYIKGIVIRKLGPMTYTIQVDNLIWKRHVDQIRTCDPACNFEPREQAVPDTHNSLDSLPGILPNPTIGTQRIPSADCPIRIQTSEVATTTPETDQTDPSTNVTHEHRYPRRDIIKPSRLIENC, translated from the coding sequence ATGGCTGTAAGACACGGAAATATCGAGGAATTCGATATAAATTCTCAGAATTGGGACGAGTACATCGAACGTTTAGAACATTATTTTGTGGCTAACACTGTGGATGATGATGCTATAAAGCGTTCCATATTACTGACTGTTTGTGGCAGTAAGACATACGGACTTATTCGGAATGTAGTGAGTCCTGAAAAACCCAGTGATAAAACGTACGATGAACTGAAAACGGCTATTGGCACACACCTTAAACCCAAACCGTTGGTCATAGCGGAAAGGTTCAAATTCCACCAACGTAAACAGAGGGAAGGAGAAACGGTGAGTCAATTCTTAGCTGAACTTCGTAAATTAAGCGAACATTGTAATTTTGAAGGCTTTCTTAACGATGCAATACGTGATAGATTCGTGTGTGGATTATCCTCCACTGCAACACAGCGTAAATTACTCTCAGAATCTGATCTCACATTGAAAAGAGCCATGGACATTGCAATTAGTATGGAGATGGCTGACAGCGAATCTCGTAAACTTAAGGAAACAGTGTTTGATGATGGTAAGAATGCGGAAAGGACACACAAAGTGTTTACACAATGCTTTCGTTGTGGTAAGAACAATCACAATGCAGACAATTGTTACTACAAAAACAGCAAATGTCACAAATGTCACGAAAACGGACATCTGAGTAAAATGTGTCATGTCAACAAATCGCGACAGAATGTAAACAAACCGCGATCacatcaaagtactgaaagtactggtGGTACTCCAGGAAACAAAAAGAGacataaaatgaagaaaaaaagtcCTAAGGTCAACTTTGTGGATTCTGACATGGATTCTTCTGGTGTCCAGGATACTGAACAACAGTACTCATGGCCTCTATTTTCAATCAATTCTGGTGGTCATAAAgaaataaacattgatttgtTAATTGACAACAAACAACAGAAAATGGAATTAGATACTGGCGCTTCAGTTTCGTTGATGTCGGAAAAGGAGTACAAACAGAAGTATGATGGAAAACTTAACAAGTCATCAACAGTATTAAGAACATACAACGGTCAGCTTTTACCAGTTGTCGGAGAAAAAtctgttactgtacagtatggagACCAACATCTATCGCTACCATTACTTGTTGTCAAAGCTGATGGACCAGCATTACTGGGTAGGAACTGGTTAAGTCAATTAAAACTTAATTGGCAGTCCATCAAGTACACCATCCATGATAACTTGGAGAAGGAAATCTTCCAGAGATACAAGGTTTTCAATGAAGAGCTTGGTACTGTGAAAGGTGTAACTGCGACACTTCGATTGAAAGATAACTGTACACCAAAGTTTTTCAAACCAAGGCCCGTGCCTTTTGCTCTAAAGGACAAGATTGGTGAAGAGCTTGAACGCTTGGAAAAGGCAGGTATTCTCAGAAAAGTAGAGAGTTCTGATTGGGGCACTCCTATTGTACCAGTGTTGAAGCCTGATGGATCTGTGAGGATATGTGGGGACTATAAAGTCACTATCAATCCCTACTTGGATGTTCCAGAATATCCTTTACCCACAAGTGAAGAGTTGTTTGCAAAGTTGAATGGTGGTGAACAGTTCTCAAAACTTGATTTGACTAGTGCGTATCAACAAGTACTCTTAGACGAGGAGTCGCGAAACCTTGTAACCATAAACACACACCAAGGTTTGTACCAGTATACGCGTCTTCCATTTGGAGTTGCGGCTGCACCAGCTATTTTTCAACGCACAATGGATCAAGTCCTGCAAGGAATTGAAGGTGTCGGATGCATATTAGATGATATTCTAATTACGGGGAAATCTGACGTGGAACACTGTCACAATCTTCATACGACACTACAGCGACTTGAAAATTTCGGTATACGACTACGGAAAGACAAATGTTTTTTCCTTCGCGATGAAGTAGAATATTTCGCGTTCAAAGTCAACAAAGAAGGTATCCACCCTTCACCGAGAAAAGTGGaagccattttgaaattggctGATCCTCAGAATAAGCGTGAACTTCAATCTTGGCTCGGTATTGTGAATTATTACCGGAAATTCATTCCCAACATGGCGACTGTCCTTGAGCCTCTTACTCATCTGCTTGCCAATGATGTCGAATGGCAATGGAGCCAAACATGTGCGAATGCATGTGAGACTATCAAGAAACTTTTGGTTTCATCTGAAGTTATGGTACATTATGACCCAAAGAAACCATTGACGTTAGCTGTCGATGCTTCATCATATGGACTTGGAGCTGTTATCTCGCACACCATTGGGTCGAACGACAAACCCATAGCGTATGTTTCGCGCACCTTGACATCTGCGGAAAGGAATTATTCGCAGATAGAAAAAGAAGCGTTAGCGATTATCTTTGGAATTCAACGGTTTCACCAGTATCTGTACGGGCGACGTTTTACCCTATTGACGGACCATAAACCGCTGACAACTATATTGGGACCAAAGAAGGGCATTCCGGTTTTGGCCGCGTCTCGATTGCAAAGATGGGCGATACAGTTATCCGCGTACCAGTTCGACATAAAGTTTCGTTCAACGGATAAAAACGGAAATGCTGATGTGTTATCACGTTTTCCTATGAAAGAGGAGGAAAGTGGAGTTGACGACAACTATGTGTTCTATGAGGAAGCTCAGTTAGTGAACAAAATGCAAGTTAACAGCTTACCTGTTACTGCTATGCGTATCGCTGCGGCAACAAAAGGAGATACAACTTTGGCACGCGTAATAGAATTTACCCGAAGTGGATGGCCAAATGTGGAAATGGGAGATGAACTTAAACCATATCACAGAATTCGTGATGAACTGACCATGGAGGAAGGATGCTTACTCCGAGGAGTACGAGTAATCATTCCGAACCAATATCAAAGTGAAATATTAGATGAACTGCATAGCAACCATCCAGGAATTGTTAGAATGAAATCCCTGGCTCGGTTACATGCATGGTGGCCAAACATGGATGTGGATATTGAACGGAAAGTGTCGGGCTGTGAGGCATGTCAGAAAGTACTACCAAATGCACCGAAATCTCCTGCAAACCCTTGGAGATGGCCGTCAGCACCATGGAACCGTATTCATATCGATTTTGCTGGACCATTCATGAGTGAAATGTTCATGGTAGTGGTCGATGCACATTCAAAGTGGTTAGATGTGATACGCATGTCTTCCACGACCACAGCCAGTACTATCAACGCGTTGAGGTTTCTATTCGCGTCGTATGGTTTACCCAAAGAACTAGTTTCAGATAATGGACCGCAATTTACTGCAGCAGAGTTTGCCACATTCTTGAAAGAAAATGGAGTACGTCATATACTTTCTGCACCTTATCACCCCAGCTCAAACGGCGAGGCAGAGAGAGCTGTACGTACATTCAAGCAAGCTATGAAATCCCTGGTTCAGTCAGATAGTAGTCTGAACCAGAAACTTGCTTCGTTTTTGTTGTCGTACCGTACAACACCACACAGTCTCACCAAGACTCCACCCAGTGAACTATTCTTGGGAAGGAAGTTGAGGACCAGGTTGGATATTATGCGTCCGGATCTTTCTGGGAAAATTCAACAAAAGACTACACCAACAGAGTCAAAAACACGATTGTTCGAAATTGGTGACATTGTCATTACTCGCGACTACCGTGGAAACCCACGGAAACCTTCATATATCAAAGGTATTGTTATCCGCAAGCTAGGACCAATGACATATACCATTCAGGTGGACAACCTTATATGGAAAAGACATGTGGATCAAATACGTACATGTGATCCAGCTTGTAACTTTGAACCAAGAGAGCAAGCAGTTCCAGACACTCACAATTCTCTGGACAGTCTTCCAGGTATCTTACCTAATCCAACCATTGGTACTCAGAGGATTCCTTCAGCAGATTGTCCAATTAGGATTCAAACCAGTGAAGTAGCTACTACTACACCAGAGACTGATCAGACTGATCCATCGACCAATGTGACACATGAACATCGCTATCCGCGTCGTGATATAATCAAACCATCGCGTCTGATTGAAAACTGTTAA